A stretch of the uncultured Trichococcus sp. genome encodes the following:
- a CDS encoding PTS lactose/cellobiose transporter subunit IIA gives MDGMELIAFNIISNVGMAKSLAVEALRVAREGKYDEADQKMAEASECLVNGHHAHASLIQKEAAGEKVEFSLIIMHAEDQMMAAETTKLLIEEMIGMFKQLKDKEVNTEEQKVQ, from the coding sequence ATGGATGGAATGGAATTGATTGCTTTTAATATAATCAGTAATGTTGGAATGGCCAAATCACTTGCTGTTGAAGCTTTGAGGGTTGCCCGGGAAGGCAAGTACGATGAAGCGGACCAAAAAATGGCCGAAGCATCGGAATGTCTTGTGAACGGACATCACGCACATGCTTCCTTGATCCAAAAAGAAGCCGCCGGGGAAAAAGTGGAATTCTCGCTGATCATCATGCATGCAGAAGATCAAATGATGGCGGCTGAGACAACAAAATTATTGATTGAAGAAATGATAGGAATGTTCAAGCAATTAAAGGACAAAGAAGTCAACACGGAAGAACAAAAAGTGCAGTGA